From a region of the Solanum stenotomum isolate F172 chromosome 2, ASM1918654v1, whole genome shotgun sequence genome:
- the LOC125856564 gene encoding 28 kDa ribonucleoprotein, chloroplastic, translating into MALLRLLCSPSLFPSSSSTLFPLHHHSTTPILLSPSSISLRTPCFSPLIPIKAQRPYLYISNCSSSAQTPETAQDLEEQLEDESLKRRVLAQNAPWTYTANDLRPLFEKYGTVEDIEVAMYNKTRSRGLVFVTMGSHEEAKAVLENLEAYELEGRPLRLAWAKPKTEKPSSPPPSKPLPIHNLFVANLHFEARSNDLLEFFKANGANVVSAEVIFNDNPRRSAGYGFVSLNTKEEADAALSSFDGKEFMGRAIRVAQSKRFLREETKKAIQSQELPSELISVAE; encoded by the exons ATGGCGTTACTTCGCTTACTATGTTCTCCATCTCTATTTCCTTCTTCATCATCCACTTTGTTTCCCCTTCACCACCATTCTACAACTCCCATTTTACTATCCCCATCCTCCATTTCTTTGCGAACTCCTTGTTTCTCCCCATTAATCCCCATCAAAGCTCAAAGACCTTACCTTTACATATCCAATTGCTCTTCGTCTGCCCAAACTCCAGAAACTGCACAAGACCTAGAAGAACAATTAGAAGAtgaaagtttgaaaagaagAGTGCTTGCTCAGAATGCTCCTTGGACCTATACAGCAAATGACCTTCGACCtctatttgagaaatatggcACTGTGGAGGATATTGAG GTTGCTATGTATAACAAGACAAGAAGCAGGGGTTTGGTCTTTGTCACAATGGGCTCGCATGAGGAAGCTAAGGCAGttcttgaaaatcttgaagCGTAT GAACTTGAGGGTAGACCTTTGAGACTTGCATGGGCTAAGCCAAAGACTGAGAAACCTTCTTCTCCACCACCATCCAAGCCGCTGCCTATACACAATCTCTTTGTGGCTAATTTACATTTTGAAGCAAGGTCTAACGACCTGCTGGAATTCTTTAAGGCTAATGGTGCAAATGTTGTTTCTGCTGAAGTCATATTCAATGATAATCCCAGACGATCTGCAGGATATGGATTTGTTTCACTTAATACCAAGGAGGAAGCTGATGCAGCATTATCCTCCTTTGACGGAAAG GAATTTATGGGAAGAGCTATAAGGGTGGCACAGAGTAAAAGGTTTCTTAGAGAAGAGACAAAAAAGGCTATCCAGTCCCAAGAACTACCATCTGAATTGATCTCTGTGGCAGAATGA